A genomic stretch from Desulfotignum balticum DSM 7044 includes:
- the ilvN gene encoding acetolactate synthase small subunit translates to METSRYLLSILVDNEPGVLSRIAGLFSGRGFNIDSLSVATTDDPVVSRITMATTCDAQTIEQIKKQLHKLINVITVTDLTEKKYVERQLALVKVHANPEKRAEILRIVDIFRCRVVDVGHAHYTIEISGDSGKHEAFLSLVKPMGIVEIASTGAIALAREMGK, encoded by the coding sequence ATGGAAACCAGCAGATATTTATTGTCGATTCTTGTGGACAATGAACCCGGTGTGCTGTCCCGGATCGCCGGTCTGTTTTCCGGCAGAGGGTTCAACATCGACTCTTTGAGCGTGGCCACCACGGATGATCCCGTGGTCTCCAGGATCACCATGGCCACCACCTGTGACGCCCAGACCATCGAGCAGATCAAAAAACAGCTGCACAAGCTCATCAACGTGATCACGGTGACCGATCTCACCGAAAAAAAATATGTGGAACGGCAGCTGGCCCTGGTCAAGGTGCATGCCAATCCGGAAAAGCGGGCGGAGATTCTGCGCATTGTGGACATTTTCCGGTGCCGGGTGGTGGATGTGGGCCATGCCCACTATACCATCGAGATTTCCGGTGACAGCGGCAAACACGAGGCATTTTTGTCTTTGGTCAAACCCATGGGAATCGTTGAAATCGCCAGTACCGGGGCCATTGCCCTGGCCAGAGAGATGGGGAAATAA
- the cimA gene encoding citramalate synthase, which yields MESVQLYDTTLRDGMQGENIFFSPEDKVKIAKRLDDAGIHYIEGGWPGSNPGAAHFFELAKKIAFKQAKVAAFGATRRPGISCDKDGNLAALIDSGAPVITIFGKSWDLHVNEIMDNSLEENLKMIKESVAYLLDQGREVMYDAEHFFDGYKANPSYALDTLEAALDGGTRTLVLCDTNGGSLPCEIEEIIRSVMAHFKDRAGICYGIHTHNDCAMAVANAVNAVHVGATLVQGTINGYGERCGNADLTAIIPILAVKMKKNCISEDNLKKLLNLSRFVSETANMPPVNSRPFVGKSAFAHKGGVHVSAIMKNPRAYEHMDPVKVGNVRRVLVSEQSGKSNIIYKAEELGVNLGDDAVKQRQIVASIKDLEDDGFEFDAAEGSLKLIMEKLTEQYKSYFDLESFRVVVEKDKEKPCYSHAMIKIRVGKTTEITSAEGDGPVSALDNALRKALSAMYPQINDMHLVDFKVRVIDGSDGTDAKVRVLIESRDTDNIFSTIGVSEDIIEASWQALSDSFQYKLSLEHQTTS from the coding sequence ATGGAATCTGTCCAATTATACGACACCACGTTAAGAGACGGCATGCAGGGGGAAAATATCTTTTTTTCTCCGGAAGACAAGGTAAAAATCGCCAAACGCCTGGATGATGCCGGTATTCACTACATTGAAGGCGGATGGCCCGGCTCCAACCCCGGGGCCGCCCATTTCTTTGAACTGGCCAAAAAAATTGCATTCAAACAGGCCAAAGTGGCAGCGTTCGGTGCCACAAGGCGGCCGGGCATCTCATGTGACAAAGATGGCAACCTGGCGGCCCTGATTGACTCGGGTGCGCCCGTGATCACGATTTTCGGCAAATCCTGGGACCTGCACGTCAATGAAATCATGGACAACTCCCTGGAAGAAAACTTGAAAATGATCAAAGAAAGTGTGGCGTATCTGCTGGATCAGGGCAGAGAGGTGATGTATGATGCCGAGCATTTTTTCGACGGGTACAAAGCCAACCCCTCATATGCGCTGGATACGCTGGAAGCGGCCCTGGACGGCGGCACCCGGACCCTGGTGCTGTGTGACACCAACGGCGGATCTTTGCCCTGTGAAATCGAAGAGATCATCCGCTCGGTCATGGCGCACTTCAAAGACCGGGCCGGCATCTGTTACGGCATCCACACCCATAATGACTGCGCCATGGCTGTGGCCAACGCAGTCAATGCCGTGCACGTAGGCGCCACCCTGGTTCAGGGCACCATCAACGGGTATGGAGAACGGTGCGGCAATGCGGACTTGACTGCCATCATCCCGATTCTGGCCGTGAAAATGAAAAAAAACTGCATCTCTGAAGACAACTTAAAAAAACTGTTGAACCTGTCCCGGTTTGTGTCGGAAACCGCCAATATGCCCCCGGTCAATTCCCGGCCCTTTGTGGGGAAAAGCGCGTTTGCCCACAAAGGCGGGGTCCATGTATCGGCCATCATGAAAAATCCCAGAGCTTATGAACACATGGACCCGGTAAAAGTGGGCAATGTCCGCCGGGTGCTGGTGTCGGAACAGTCGGGAAAAAGCAATATTATTTACAAGGCGGAAGAACTGGGCGTAAATTTAGGAGATGATGCCGTCAAGCAGCGGCAGATTGTGGCTTCCATCAAGGATCTGGAAGATGACGGATTCGAATTTGACGCGGCGGAAGGCTCGCTCAAACTGATCATGGAAAAGCTGACGGAACAGTACAAAAGCTATTTTGACCTGGAATCCTTCCGGGTGGTGGTGGAAAAAGACAAGGAAAAACCCTGTTATTCCCATGCCATGATCAAAATCCGGGTGGGCAAAACCACGGAAATCACCTCAGCCGAAGGAGACGGCCCCGTGTCCGCCCTGGACAACGCGTTGAGAAAAGCATTGTCCGCCATGTATCCCCAGATCAATGACATGCATCTGGTGGACTTCAAGGTCCGGGTGATCGACGGGTCCGACGGCACGGACGCCAAGGTCCGGGTGCTCATCGAATCCCGGGACACGGATAATATTTTCTCCACCATCGGGGTATCTGAAGATATTATCGAAGCCTCCTGGCAGGCTTTGTCCGACAGTTTCCAGTACAAACTGTCTTTAGAACATCAGACCACATCGTAA
- a CDS encoding 2-isopropylmalate synthase, with protein sequence MNDQKHIIIFDTTLRDGEQSPGASMNQAEKLRIATQLELLGVDVIEAGFPAASDGDFKAVKKIAENLKKAQVAALCRANEADIRRGWDAVKDAVNPRIHTFIATSELHMKYKLQMEPADVLNQAVASVKLAASFTSNVEFSAEDGSRSDPDFLCTVFESVIDAGATTINLPDTVGYAVPEEFGKLVAYVIENTANIDQAVLSVHCHNDLGLATANTLAAIQNGARQVEVTINGLGERAGNTSMEEVVMSLKTRPNFFTHTTNIDTTRIYPTSRLVSMITGILIQPNRAIVGANAFAHEAGIHQDGVLKNPMTYEIMKPETVGISKNNLVLGKHSGRHALAAHVRSMGYDLSDEEINLVFQKFKNLADRKKQILDEDIEALINEGVLRTSEVFSLEYIHVLSGSTVFPTASVQLKIHGRLVQGALEGTGPIDAVYNIISKLTHTKSELLRFTISALTEGTDAQGEVTVRLKEDGVVALGKGADPDIITASALAYLNGLNRLEYLKANPPKEEAVL encoded by the coding sequence ATGAACGATCAGAAACACATTATTATCTTTGACACCACCCTGCGGGACGGGGAACAATCCCCGGGAGCCAGCATGAACCAGGCGGAAAAACTGCGCATTGCCACCCAGCTGGAACTGCTGGGGGTGGACGTGATCGAGGCCGGGTTTCCTGCAGCATCGGACGGGGATTTCAAGGCAGTGAAAAAAATTGCCGAAAACCTGAAAAAAGCCCAGGTGGCAGCCCTGTGCCGGGCCAATGAAGCGGATATCCGCCGGGGATGGGATGCGGTCAAAGATGCCGTCAATCCCCGGATCCACACCTTTATCGCCACCTCGGAACTGCACATGAAATACAAACTGCAGATGGAACCGGCTGACGTGCTGAACCAGGCCGTGGCATCCGTGAAACTGGCCGCGTCTTTCACGTCCAACGTGGAATTTTCCGCTGAAGACGGGTCCCGGTCTGACCCGGATTTTCTGTGCACGGTCTTTGAATCCGTCATCGATGCCGGGGCCACCACCATCAACCTGCCGGATACCGTGGGATATGCCGTACCCGAAGAATTCGGAAAACTGGTGGCATATGTGATTGAAAACACCGCCAACATCGACCAGGCCGTTTTGTCGGTGCACTGCCACAATGATCTGGGCCTGGCCACGGCCAACACCCTGGCCGCCATCCAGAACGGGGCCCGCCAGGTGGAGGTGACCATCAACGGCCTCGGGGAACGGGCCGGCAACACTTCCATGGAAGAGGTGGTGATGTCTTTGAAAACAAGGCCTAATTTTTTCACCCATACCACTAATATCGACACCACAAGAATTTATCCCACCAGCCGCCTGGTGAGCATGATCACCGGAATCCTGATCCAGCCCAACCGGGCCATTGTGGGGGCCAACGCCTTTGCCCACGAAGCCGGTATTCACCAGGACGGGGTGTTGAAAAATCCCATGACCTACGAAATCATGAAACCGGAAACCGTGGGTATTTCCAAAAACAACCTGGTGTTAGGCAAACATTCCGGCCGGCACGCCCTGGCAGCCCATGTGCGATCCATGGGATACGATTTGTCGGATGAAGAGATCAATCTTGTGTTTCAGAAATTCAAAAACCTGGCAGACCGGAAAAAACAGATCCTGGACGAAGACATCGAGGCATTGATCAATGAAGGGGTGTTGCGGACCTCGGAGGTCTTCAGTCTGGAATATATCCATGTGCTGTCCGGATCCACCGTGTTTCCCACAGCGTCAGTACAGCTCAAGATCCACGGCCGCCTGGTGCAGGGCGCCTTGGAAGGCACGGGTCCCATTGATGCGGTCTACAACATCATATCCAAACTGACCCACACCAAGTCCGAGCTGCTGCGGTTCACCATTTCCGCTTTGACCGAGGGCACGGACGCCCAGGGGGAAGTGACGGTCCGGCTCAAGGAAGACGGGGTCGTGGCATTGGGCAAAGGGGCGGATCCGGATATTATCACGGCATCGGCCCTGGCCTATCTCAACGGCCTCAACCGACTGGAATACCTTAAAGCCAATCCCCCCAAGGAGGAAGCCGTATTATAG
- a CDS encoding sigma-54 interaction domain-containing protein produces MKEILVLSRRPEDVDLVSQNLHMKKVYENIRSVAPTIATVLLLGDTGTGKGMTARLIHWYSQRFDKPFVEVHCGAIPDTLIESELFGHEKGAFTGADRKKPGKFEMAAGGTVFLDEIGTITPSAQIKLLQVLQDGIYSRVGGDTLLKADVRIIAATNADIAHLVQTGQFRKDLYYRLNVFPVTIPALRDRLEDLPGLIEVFLKKLNIKYGKKITGIHPLVMDRFQRYDWPGNIRELENLLERACILEQTDLLLPQSFPLETMPDGDDSDPGNDTGTPLSKARQSAIDRFEQAYLTTLLGQTRGRIDQAAAAAGVTPRQLNRLLKRHRLNKNMFKPTRDT; encoded by the coding sequence ATGAAAGAGATACTGGTGTTGAGTCGCCGGCCCGAGGACGTGGATCTCGTTTCCCAAAACCTGCACATGAAAAAAGTGTATGAGAATATCCGGTCCGTGGCCCCCACCATAGCCACGGTGCTGCTGCTCGGCGATACGGGCACGGGCAAAGGCATGACGGCCCGGTTGATTCACTGGTACAGCCAGCGGTTTGACAAGCCGTTTGTGGAAGTCCATTGCGGGGCCATTCCCGACACGTTGATCGAAAGTGAGCTGTTCGGGCATGAAAAAGGTGCGTTTACCGGTGCGGACCGCAAAAAACCCGGGAAATTCGAAATGGCCGCGGGCGGGACTGTTTTTCTGGATGAAATCGGCACCATCACCCCGTCCGCCCAGATCAAACTGCTGCAGGTGCTCCAGGACGGTATTTACAGCCGCGTGGGCGGTGACACGCTCCTGAAAGCAGATGTCCGGATCATTGCCGCCACCAATGCGGATATCGCCCATCTGGTGCAGACCGGTCAGTTCAGAAAAGATCTGTATTACCGCTTAAATGTGTTTCCCGTCACAATTCCGGCACTTCGGGACCGGCTGGAGGATCTGCCCGGTCTGATCGAAGTGTTTCTGAAAAAACTGAACATCAAATACGGCAAAAAAATTACCGGAATCCATCCCTTGGTGATGGACCGGTTCCAGCGGTATGACTGGCCCGGCAACATCCGGGAGCTGGAAAATCTTCTGGAGCGGGCCTGTATCCTGGAGCAGACAGACCTGCTCCTGCCCCAGAGTTTTCCGCTGGAGACCATGCCGGATGGGGATGACTCTGATCCTGGCAACGACACGGGCACCCCATTGTCCAAAGCCCGGCAGTCTGCCATAGACCGGTTTGAACAGGCGTATCTGACCACCCTTTTAGGGCAGACCCGGGGCCGGATCGATCAGGCGGCGGCAGCGGCCGGCGTCACCCCCCGGCAGCTCAACCGGCTTTTAAAGCGCCACCGGTTGAACAAAAACATGTTCAAGCCGACCAGAGACACGTGA
- a CDS encoding acyl-CoA dehydrogenase: MAQSIADRRDQEFVLHEMLNAADLASHERFREFNKKTMDMVLTEARNLAVKELLPVSKEGDETGCVLENGKVAIPPCFHRAYKLFCEGEWVAMCDDPEFGGQGMPRILSMAAGELFTGANCAFLMYPGLTHGAGKLVEEFGTEDQKKKYLENLYTGKWAGTMCLTEPEAGSDVGNLTTIAKRNEDGTFSITGSKIFISGGDQDLTENIIHPVLARIEGAPAGTKGISLFLVPKYRVNEDGTIGEPNDVTCTGLEEKMGIHGNATASLAFGSKGNCIGELLGAENKGMKAMFVMMNEARLGVGLQGFGFASASYVNAVNYAKERIQGTDLTKIFDKDPKPVAIINHPDVKRQLLHMKAYVDGMRSLMYFTALCFDKVLTAADETDKETWQGLIELLIPVVKGYITDRAFEVCTQGVQVFGGYGFISEYPQEQLLRDCKITSIYEGTNGIQAMDLLGRKLGLKKGKPFMDLLTRMNQTIAAAKEIPELADMAVRVETAVNKLGETAMHMGMTAMSEKVLDAFAVAHPFLDVTGDVVMAWLELWRAVTAQPKIGSAKKKDAAFYQGQVTTAKYFIQWVLPATLGKMEALKGNIPAIMEMPEDAFPA; the protein is encoded by the coding sequence ATGGCACAATCCATTGCAGACCGAAGAGATCAGGAGTTTGTCCTTCATGAGATGCTCAACGCCGCAGATCTGGCATCCCATGAACGGTTCAGGGAATTCAACAAAAAAACCATGGACATGGTATTGACCGAGGCCCGGAATCTGGCGGTCAAGGAACTTTTGCCCGTCAGCAAGGAAGGCGATGAGACCGGCTGTGTCCTGGAAAACGGGAAAGTCGCGATTCCGCCGTGCTTTCACCGGGCCTATAAATTGTTTTGTGAAGGGGAATGGGTGGCCATGTGTGATGATCCGGAATTCGGCGGCCAGGGCATGCCCCGGATCCTGTCCATGGCTGCCGGCGAATTGTTCACCGGGGCCAACTGCGCCTTTCTCATGTACCCGGGCCTGACCCACGGGGCCGGCAAACTGGTGGAAGAGTTCGGCACCGAAGATCAGAAGAAAAAATATCTGGAAAATCTGTATACGGGGAAATGGGCCGGCACCATGTGTTTGACTGAACCCGAAGCCGGGTCGGACGTGGGCAACCTGACCACCATCGCCAAACGCAATGAAGACGGCACCTTTTCCATTACCGGCAGCAAGATTTTCATCTCCGGCGGAGACCAGGATCTCACCGAAAATATCATTCATCCGGTGCTGGCCCGCATTGAAGGGGCCCCGGCCGGTACCAAGGGAATTTCGCTGTTTCTGGTGCCCAAATACCGGGTCAATGAAGACGGCACCATCGGCGAACCCAATGATGTGACCTGCACCGGTCTGGAAGAAAAAATGGGAATTCACGGCAATGCCACCGCGTCCCTGGCATTCGGCTCCAAAGGCAATTGCATCGGCGAGCTGCTGGGGGCAGAGAACAAGGGCATGAAAGCCATGTTCGTGATGATGAATGAGGCCCGGTTGGGGGTCGGTCTCCAGGGATTCGGTTTTGCCAGTGCCTCCTACGTCAATGCAGTCAATTATGCCAAAGAAAGAATTCAGGGCACGGACCTGACCAAGATATTTGACAAGGATCCCAAACCCGTGGCCATCATCAACCATCCGGATGTCAAACGCCAGCTGCTGCACATGAAAGCCTATGTGGACGGCATGCGAAGCCTGATGTATTTTACGGCCCTGTGTTTCGACAAGGTGCTCACGGCAGCCGATGAAACCGACAAAGAGACCTGGCAGGGGCTGATCGAACTGCTGATTCCCGTGGTGAAAGGCTATATCACGGACCGGGCATTTGAGGTGTGTACCCAGGGTGTCCAGGTATTCGGCGGGTACGGGTTTATCAGCGAATATCCCCAGGAACAGCTGCTTCGAGACTGTAAAATCACTTCCATTTATGAGGGCACCAACGGGATCCAGGCCATGGATCTTCTGGGCAGAAAACTGGGCCTGAAAAAAGGCAAGCCGTTCATGGACCTGCTGACCCGGATGAACCAGACCATTGCAGCAGCCAAGGAAATTCCCGAACTGGCAGACATGGCCGTGCGGGTGGAAACAGCTGTGAACAAGCTGGGAGAAACCGCCATGCACATGGGCATGACCGCCATGTCCGAAAAAGTGCTGGATGCTTTTGCCGTGGCCCATCCGTTTCTGGATGTCACCGGCGATGTGGTCATGGCCTGGCTGGAACTGTGGCGGGCTGTCACGGCTCAGCCCAAAATCGGGTCCGCCAAAAAAAAGGATGCCGCATTTTATCAGGGCCAGGTGACCACGGCCAAATATTTTATCCAGTGGGTTCTGCCGGCGACGTTAGGAAAAATGGAAGCATTAAAAGGCAATATTCCGGCCATCATGGAGATGCCGGAAGACGCATTTCCCGCATAA
- a CDS encoding TetR/AcrR family transcriptional regulator, which produces MAALTRKQRDDRRKRREILAAALAMFAEGGFHNTTMAQISKAAQYPLGTIYKYFPGKKEMYHDLVIERVHELGRILYDIAYQQDVSVTDRLLSALKAQARFYRDNQDVVKIYIFERSNIDSVGMPQLNERVNRLHERMVQLFENLFDQGIREKAFKTYPARDMAELFADIVHSAAWSGLFREEDLTQSDRRLSMIFEMVTTGIKK; this is translated from the coding sequence ATGGCTGCCTTGACCCGAAAACAAAGAGATGACAGAAGAAAGCGCCGGGAAATTCTGGCGGCAGCCCTGGCCATGTTTGCCGAAGGCGGGTTTCACAACACCACCATGGCCCAGATTTCCAAAGCGGCCCAGTATCCGCTGGGCACCATCTACAAATATTTTCCCGGAAAAAAAGAGATGTATCATGACCTGGTGATCGAGCGGGTCCATGAACTGGGGCGGATCTTGTATGACATCGCCTATCAACAGGACGTGAGCGTGACAGACCGGCTTCTGTCAGCGCTCAAAGCCCAGGCCCGGTTTTATAGAGACAATCAGGACGTGGTAAAAATTTATATTTTTGAACGAAGCAATATTGACAGCGTGGGCATGCCCCAGCTCAACGAACGGGTGAACCGCCTCCATGAACGGATGGTGCAGCTGTTTGAAAACCTGTTTGACCAGGGGATCCGGGAAAAGGCGTTCAAAACTTATCCGGCCCGGGACATGGCGGAACTGTTTGCCGATATCGTGCATTCCGCAGCCTGGTCCGGCCTGTTCAGGGAAGAGGACCTAACCCAGTCAGACCGGCGGCTGTCCATGATTTTTGAGATGGTTACAACCGGCATAAAAAAATAA
- a CDS encoding NAD-binding protein, with protein sequence MAQVWIIGSGRFGLRAARFMRKDKSRKMDVTLVDRDVQSLEKAGSLGCTTVAGDGVDFLFKEMTRTRGPDWVVPAVPVHLAWEWCRLTLGVDRLQTHPLPDDIDNCLPHPMRGTDNQIYVSHADFLCPPNCCEPDDKCTVTGQPRKKDMFRLIAELNFLEVMPFVIQSRQLGPGVGGYSPADLYVLVDRISRHKGQCLVATACRCHGVISGGVVT encoded by the coding sequence ATGGCGCAAGTATGGATCATCGGCAGCGGCAGGTTCGGGCTCAGGGCGGCCCGGTTCATGCGCAAAGACAAAAGCCGAAAAATGGATGTGACCCTGGTGGACCGGGACGTACAAAGTCTTGAAAAAGCCGGTTCGCTGGGATGCACCACCGTGGCCGGAGACGGGGTGGATTTTCTGTTCAAGGAAATGACCCGGACCCGGGGACCGGACTGGGTGGTGCCGGCCGTGCCCGTGCATCTGGCCTGGGAATGGTGCCGGCTCACACTGGGAGTCGATCGCCTGCAAACCCATCCACTCCCGGATGACATCGATAATTGTCTGCCTCATCCCATGCGGGGAACAGACAACCAGATTTATGTGAGCCATGCGGATTTTTTGTGCCCTCCCAACTGCTGTGAACCCGATGATAAGTGCACGGTGACCGGCCAACCCAGAAAAAAAGATATGTTCCGGTTGATTGCTGAACTGAATTTTTTGGAAGTGATGCCGTTTGTCATTCAAAGCCGGCAGCTCGGGCCGGGGGTGGGGGGATATTCACCGGCCGATCTGTATGTGCTGGTGGACCGGATTTCCCGGCACAAAGGCCAGTGCCTGGTGGCCACGGCCTGCCGGTGCCACGGGGTGATTTCCGGCGGCGTTGTCACATAA
- the yaaA gene encoding peroxide stress protein YaaA, with protein MRIVISPSKTLEFNGRSYLNHTIPFFKSRISELIDHLKSLSEKDLETLMNISPKLAALNHERYQQFQLPFTSDNSRQALLTFKGDVYQGIPVEDYTDADIQFAQAHLRILSGLYGLLRPLDLIQPYRLEMGTRLSGSWGKNLYAFWENAITDRINQELDHIKGTKILVNLASNEYFKAVRPGQLNAPVLHIQFKEKKKDALKTIGIHAKRARGLMIDFIIKHRVCDPEELKPFTRNGYEFAPSRSTEAEWTFARG; from the coding sequence ATGCGCATTGTTATTTCACCCTCAAAAACCCTGGAATTTAACGGCCGCTCTTATCTGAATCACACGATTCCGTTTTTTAAATCACGTATCAGCGAATTGATCGATCACCTGAAATCCCTGTCTGAAAAAGACCTGGAAACCCTCATGAACATCAGCCCAAAACTGGCGGCCCTGAATCACGAACGGTATCAGCAATTTCAACTGCCTTTCACTTCGGACAATTCACGCCAGGCCCTGCTGACGTTCAAAGGCGATGTGTATCAGGGAATTCCGGTGGAGGATTATACAGATGCCGATATCCAGTTTGCCCAGGCCCATCTGAGAATTCTTTCCGGCCTGTACGGACTGCTCCGGCCCCTGGACCTGATCCAGCCCTACCGACTGGAGATGGGCACCCGGCTTTCCGGTTCCTGGGGGAAAAACCTGTATGCTTTCTGGGAAAATGCGATTACAGACCGGATCAACCAGGAACTTGACCATATCAAAGGGACAAAAATTCTGGTGAACCTGGCGTCCAATGAATATTTCAAGGCGGTCCGGCCCGGGCAGCTGAATGCGCCGGTGCTGCATATCCAGTTCAAGGAAAAAAAGAAGGATGCTTTAAAGACCATTGGCATCCATGCCAAACGGGCCAGGGGATTGATGATTGATTTCATTATCAAACACCGGGTTTGCGATCCGGAAGAGTTAAAACCGTTTACCCGAAACGGGTATGAATTTGCCCCCTCCCGTTCCACTGAAGCAGAATGGACTTTTGCCAGAGGATGA
- a CDS encoding lipoyl protein ligase domain-containing protein, which yields MGTVSSKLDAKISFPVKTYAFDQHLLDRVRHTGKPKIAIYPFAFPAVVAGRGSDLETEIRLSRCARDQMPVFRRKGGGCSVFLDSGTLIVSMILPAKGFAGIQHLFNQCNHSLIQALETAGLSGIYQDGVSDLVLADRKVGGTSLYRSNNLAYYSASLLVSTDLDAMDRYLFHPPREPDYRKHRSHKDFVMRLDNAFSGMTPATLADELLHQPGVTFL from the coding sequence GTGGGAACCGTTTCCTCCAAATTGGATGCCAAGATATCGTTTCCGGTCAAAACCTATGCGTTTGACCAGCATCTGCTGGACCGGGTCCGGCATACAGGGAAACCAAAGATCGCCATTTATCCGTTTGCCTTTCCGGCGGTGGTGGCGGGCAGAGGGTCAGATCTGGAAACCGAAATCCGGCTTTCCCGGTGCGCCCGGGACCAGATGCCCGTTTTCCGCCGGAAAGGCGGGGGGTGTTCCGTGTTTCTGGACTCCGGTACCCTGATCGTGTCCATGATCCTGCCTGCCAAAGGTTTTGCCGGTATTCAGCACCTTTTTAATCAGTGCAATCATTCTCTTATCCAGGCCCTGGAAACTGCGGGTCTTTCCGGAATCTACCAGGACGGCGTCTCCGATCTGGTGCTGGCAGACCGCAAGGTGGGAGGCACCAGCCTGTACCGGTCAAACAACCTGGCTTATTATTCCGCTTCCCTGCTGGTATCTACAGACCTGGATGCCATGGACCGGTATCTGTTTCATCCTCCCAGAGAACCGGACTACCGGAAACACCGGTCCCACAAGGACTTTGTCATGCGGCTGGACAACGCCTTTTCCGGTATGACCCCGGCAACCCTGGCGGATGAACTGTTGCATCAACCAGGTGTAACTTTTTTGTAA
- the lpdA gene encoding dihydrolipoyl dehydrogenase, whose protein sequence is MIYDTDVVVIGGGPGGYTAAIAAADLGKEVVLVESAEQLGGVCLTRGCIPSKTLIHVVNIADSVRQAETMGIVCEKIGFDPGALAAHIRTTVDDLADGVSRLVKNRDIEQVQGHARFIESNQVYVDGANTIVRFKHAVIATGSRINELPEDLDAGLGSDVWTSDQALTVPEIPSSLLVIGGGYIGLEIGQAYAGLGTRVTLVETSPHLLAAADPDLVQVVINQCKKQFDAVHLNSRVTKITRTDTGFGVKIVTENGETSDDFAQVLAATGRRPNTTDLGLSALGIDTNDQGLIPVDEQCRTVLPHIFAIGDITAGPALAHKAVRQARVAAEVIAGKKSAYDNVSVPAVLFTRPEIAWTGLTETKAQKNSIPVTVGKFPLSALGRAKSVGRTHGFVKILTDPDSEQILGMGIAGEHASELIAEGNLAIEMGACLEDLIVSIHPHPTFSEAIMEAAEAARHKSVHLMKPQR, encoded by the coding sequence ATGATTTATGACACTGATGTGGTGGTGATCGGCGGAGGCCCCGGCGGATACACCGCTGCCATCGCCGCCGCCGATCTGGGGAAGGAAGTGGTGTTGGTGGAGTCGGCGGAACAGTTGGGCGGGGTGTGCCTCACCCGGGGATGCATTCCATCCAAGACCCTGATTCATGTGGTGAACATTGCCGACAGTGTCAGGCAGGCGGAAACCATGGGAATTGTTTGCGAAAAAATCGGCTTTGATCCCGGTGCCCTGGCCGCCCATATCCGGACCACGGTGGATGATCTGGCCGACGGGGTTTCCCGGCTGGTGAAAAACCGGGACATAGAACAGGTTCAGGGACATGCCCGGTTCATTGAGTCCAACCAGGTGTATGTGGACGGGGCCAACACCATTGTGCGGTTCAAACATGCGGTGATCGCCACGGGGTCCCGGATCAATGAACTGCCTGAAGATCTGGATGCGGGACTTGGCTCAGATGTGTGGACGTCGGATCAGGCTCTGACTGTGCCGGAAATTCCGTCGTCCCTGCTGGTGATCGGCGGGGGATACATCGGGCTTGAGATCGGCCAGGCCTATGCCGGTCTGGGCACCCGGGTCACCCTGGTGGAGACGTCTCCGCACCTGCTGGCCGCCGCTGACCCGGACCTGGTCCAGGTGGTGATCAACCAGTGCAAAAAACAATTTGATGCCGTTCATCTCAATTCCCGGGTAACAAAAATCACCCGAACCGATACCGGGTTCGGTGTAAAGATCGTGACAGAAAACGGTGAAACCAGCGATGATTTTGCACAGGTTCTGGCTGCCACGGGCCGACGTCCCAACACCACGGACCTGGGCCTGTCCGCCCTGGGCATTGACACAAACGACCAGGGCCTGATTCCTGTGGATGAGCAGTGCCGGACGGTGCTGCCCCATATTTTCGCCATCGGCGATATCACCGCCGGACCGGCCTTGGCCCACAAAGCCGTCCGCCAGGCCCGGGTGGCGGCCGAAGTCATTGCCGGAAAAAAATCCGCCTATGACAATGTCAGTGTGCCGGCCGTGCTGTTCACCCGGCCCGAGATCGCCTGGACCGGACTCACTGAAACAAAGGCCCAAAAAAACAGTATTCCCGTGACCGTGGGAAAATTCCCCCTCTCAGCCCTGGGCCGGGCCAAAAGCGTGGGCCGGACCCATGGGTTTGTGAAAATTCTGACCGACCCTGACTCCGAACAGATCCTGGGCATGGGCATTGCCGGGGAACATGCCTCGGAACTCATTGCCGAAGGCAACCTGGCCATCGAGATGGGGGCCTGTCTGGAAGACCTGATCGTAAGTATTCATCCCCACCCCACTTTTTCCGAAGCGATCATGGAGGCGGCGGAAGCTGCCAGACACAAATCCGTCCATCTGATGAAACCGCAGCGGTGA